In the genome of Myroides phaeus, one region contains:
- the hemC gene encoding hydroxymethylbilane synthase, translating into MNRVIKIGTRDSELALWQANKVESELKKLGYQTQLVPVKSTGDLVLDKPLYEMGITGIFTKTLDVAMIKKEVDIAVHSMKDVPTMLPEGIVQGAVLKRANSVDILLHKGDVDFLNPDKEAVVATGSLRRKAQWLNRFPKHTIVDLRGNVNTRMQKLEDNDWNGAIFASAGLDRIKKKPKNYINLDWMIPAPAQGAMVVVVNSDDSFAMEAVSMLNNYETEMATHIERQFLRTLEGGCTAPIGALATYNDHDDTINFKGVLFSLDGKEKFEVNKVVPIEEWKKLGFFAAKEILENGGSVLMEKLREQLKK; encoded by the coding sequence ATGAATAGAGTTATCAAAATCGGTACACGTGATAGTGAACTGGCTTTATGGCAAGCAAATAAAGTTGAAAGTGAACTTAAGAAGTTAGGTTATCAAACTCAATTAGTACCTGTTAAATCTACAGGTGATTTAGTGTTAGATAAACCCTTATATGAAATGGGTATTACGGGTATTTTTACAAAAACCCTTGATGTAGCCATGATTAAGAAAGAAGTCGATATTGCAGTGCATTCAATGAAAGATGTGCCTACTATGTTACCTGAAGGTATTGTGCAAGGGGCTGTTTTAAAGCGTGCTAACTCTGTTGATATCTTATTACATAAAGGTGATGTTGATTTTCTTAATCCAGACAAAGAAGCTGTTGTTGCAACAGGTAGTTTGAGAAGAAAAGCACAATGGCTTAACCGTTTTCCTAAACATACAATAGTTGATTTACGTGGGAATGTAAATACGCGTATGCAAAAATTAGAAGACAACGATTGGAATGGTGCAATCTTCGCTTCAGCGGGGTTAGATCGTATTAAAAAGAAGCCTAAAAATTATATCAACTTAGATTGGATGATTCCAGCTCCAGCACAAGGTGCTATGGTTGTTGTTGTAAACAGTGACGATAGTTTTGCTATGGAAGCTGTTTCTATGTTGAACAACTATGAAACGGAAATGGCTACGCATATCGAACGTCAGTTTTTACGTACGTTAGAAGGTGGATGTACGGCTCCAATTGGTGCATTAGCTACTTATAATGACCACGATGATACAATCAATTTTAAAGGGGTGTTATTCTCTTTAGATGGAAAAGAAAAGTTTGAAGTTAATAAAGTTGTTCCAATTGAAGAATGGAAAAAGCTTGGTTTTTTTGCGGCTAAAGAAATTCTTGAAAACGGAGGAAGTGTGTTAATGGAGAAGTTGCGCGAGCAATTAAAAAAATAA
- a CDS encoding uroporphyrinogen-III synthase — protein MSVIPTILSTRKVKAKDLQGWNNATCTLLQADFITTEAIPFDLTKVNEYLLFTSQNAVRSVLQIDELAVLQSKPTLCVGIKTKELLEQNGWEVKAWAHYAKDLDPILIKDFKHDTITFFSGSMRRDVLPDAFRANNIHFNEFKVYETVLSPHKISDKVDGLCFYSPSAIQSYLQLNTITDEVCFCIGDTTAEALKEVTQNIVLAEQPTVEATLQACVKYYQ, from the coding sequence ATGTCTGTAATTCCTACAATTTTATCTACACGTAAAGTAAAAGCAAAAGATTTACAAGGGTGGAATAACGCTACTTGTACACTTTTGCAAGCCGACTTTATAACAACAGAGGCGATTCCTTTTGACTTAACAAAGGTGAATGAATATTTGTTGTTTACAAGTCAAAATGCTGTGCGCAGTGTTTTACAAATTGATGAGTTGGCAGTGTTGCAATCAAAACCGACACTATGTGTAGGGATTAAGACCAAAGAATTATTAGAACAAAATGGATGGGAAGTAAAAGCTTGGGCACATTATGCAAAAGATTTAGATCCTATTTTGATAAAGGACTTTAAACACGATACAATCACTTTTTTTAGTGGGAGTATGCGCCGAGATGTTTTACCAGATGCATTTCGAGCGAATAATATTCACTTTAACGAGTTTAAAGTTTATGAAACAGTATTGAGTCCCCATAAAATATCTGACAAGGTTGATGGACTGTGTTTTTACAGCCCATCGGCAATTCAGAGTTATCTTCAGTTGAATACAATTACCGATGAGGTGTGTTTTTGTATTGGAGATACAACAGCAGAAGCATTAAAAGAAGTAACACAAAATATTGTATTGGCAGAACAACCAACAGTTGAAGCAACATTACAAGCTTGTGTCAAATATTATCAATAA